The Candidatus Nezhaarchaeota archaeon DNA window TTATTTAAGGTTTAGGCAGAGTCTTCCTCGAAACCTTAATAGCTTAAACCTCCAAAGTACTCTCGATGGTGTGCAGGAAGGCACTCGACCTCCCACTTCACGATGGCAGAGCTCCTCGATGGCTGTACGAGAGGATGGTTAAGCTGGCAGGCTGCGTTCTGGCCATAATAGTTGACGAGCATGGACCGATAGGGCTATTAGAGAGGATAGCTGATCCACTGTGGTTTCAAGCGTTAGCATGCGCTTTAGGCTACGATTGGGATAGCAGTGGCACCACAACTGTCACCTGCGCGGCGATCAAGGAGGCACTACAGAAGAGGGACTTGGGGGTAAGAGCTTGTGGAGGTAAGGGGAGAACCTCGAGGTTGACTCCTCAAGAGATAGTCAGTATCTGCAAGCTATACGATATGGAGGAGAGAGCACAGGACCTAGTTAAGGTCAGCAGGCTCGTGGCTAAAGTCGACACCTCAGCCATACAAGCTGGCTACCAGCTATACCACCACACGTTCTTCATAGCTGAAGACGGCTCTTGGGCCGTCGTACAGCAAGGCATGAGACCGGAGGAAATGCACGCTAGGAGGTTCCACTGGCTGTCGACGGAGCTAAGAAGCTTCTGCGAAGAGCCTCATAAGGGGATCGTTGGAGACATCGTTCACAGCCACGTCCTAAATTTGGTAGATAAGGAGAGTAGAGAGGCTAGAGCGATATGCGTTGAGTTAGCAGGAGAAGGACCTCAAAAAGTTAGCAGATTAATCAAGGCGGCCACTGCAAGAGCTAGAGGACCTCTGGATCAATGGTTGCAGAGGCACGATGTCGTGGACATTGAGGTCTACAAGCTCCCTAAATTCGTTAACTGGTCTGCGCTTGAGAGGGCTTTTCAAGTGAAGCCAACGAGCTTCGAGGAGCTTCTGTTAATTGAGGGGATGGGTCCTCTAACCGTAAGGAGCTTAGCTCTCATAGCTGACCTCATATTCGGAGCGAAGCTAAGCTGGAGGGATCCAGTCAAGTACTCCTTCGCCTTTGGCGGTAAGGATGGAGTACCACACCCCGTAGACTTGAAGAGGATGGATGAAGCGATAAGCTTCCTAGAAGGAGCAGTCGATAAAGCAAACATCGATTGGAAAGAGAAGAGAGAAGCACTAAGAAGGCTAGCAGGCTTAGCAATGAGAATCCATAACTCAAGCTAAGATTGTTTACCGTAATACTGATGGTGAGCATAGCGCTGAGGAAGCGAGAATTCAACTAGAACTTTTGTGGTTAAAACAGCTCAAGCCTATTTGACAAGCATTAAAAGCACGTCAACCTCTCTGACCTCTACAACCTCATATCCTGAGTAAGTAGGTATTTCAGTGTTTAAGTTTGGGTGCTTAAACTTAAATACCAGCTTCTGTACATCTTTAATCAGAATTCAGGCATGAAGAAGGTTAAGACCAGCATCTTTGTTAGTGAGGATCTCTGGAGAGAGTTTAAAAAGCACGTCGCGTCTAGGGATCGAGAGCTTAGTGAAGCATTAGAGGAGCTCATAAGGGAGGAGCTCATGGTCGATTTGGAGAGTGCAGTACAAGAGGTCGCCGGCAGATTGGAGGTAGAAGTGGACTTCAAGCCGATTAAGGCTGTAGCTCCCATTAGCATGCTCGTTAGAGGGATGAGGGATGAGAGGGAAGGTAGTATACTTAGATAGCAGCGTAGTAGTCAAGAGGTACGTTGAAGAGAGCGGCAGCGACCAAGTACGGAACCTGTACGTAAGCGCATACAATGGTTTAGTTAAGATAGCATTCAGCTTGTGGAACGTTGGTGAAGTGCTTGAGGTCCTAAGTAGATCTAGAGCGAAGGGTCTGATCTCGATTGAGGACTACCAAATCACGAAGACTCGATTCTTAAGCGAAACGTGGAGACTGACTAAATTGGGATGCCTACTCATCGTGCCAATAAGGCTCTCCACGCTTAAAGCATCGTGGAGGATCGTGGAGAAGCACCAAGTGCATCAAGCTGATGCGCTGCAGATAGCGTCGGCCAAGGCAGTAAACGCAAGCGAGTTCTTAGTCGCCGATAGGAAGCTGCATCAAATTGCGCTAGAAGAAGGTCTCAACTCCAAGTATATTGAGTAAACTCGCCTAAGGAGCTCTCATCCATATCCATTAGTACTTAGGGTCGCTAAAGCCCCTAATCCACCGATCTCAAGCTTACAAGTCAACACCGATAAGTAGCTAGGATGGCTCTCGCTTTCGTGGACAGTGAGCGTAGCATTATGAGGCGAGAGTTCGATTATAGCTCTTCAGCTCTAGCACCAGCTTTAGCTATAAGCTCCTTAAGCAGCTTGCAGGCCTCCAAGACGTTCTTCTCGGCCTCCTCCTTCGTTGAAGCTCTAGAGGAGAGCTCGACCTCAATGTAGACCTCACCGTTCCTCTTAGGCCTAGACTTCACGTAGACGGACCTACAAGCCCTCATAACCTCGTCTATTATTGGAGCTAGAGAAGACTCCTCAATAAACTCCACCTTTACGAGCTTGAACGAGTAGGCAGCCCTCGACATCCTCGATATCATGGGCTCAACGTGCATCTCAAACATCCCCCTCATCTCTGAGGGGACTCCTGGTAAAGCGACAATTATGGTGCCATCAGCTTCAATTAAGCAGCCAGGAGCAGTCCCAACAGGATTGTAGAGGGGTCTTCCTCCTCTAGGAAGCTTAGCCATCTTAAGCCTAGGAGGAGTCACGTCGCCCGAGTACTTCTCCCTAACCATCTGCAAAGCTTCTTCATTTAGCTCTAGAGGGACTCCAAGTGCCACGGATATGCTTTCAAGGGTCCTATCATCGAATGTGGGGCCTAGACCACCAGTTGTAATTATGAGCTTAGGCCTCCTACTCAAAGCCTCCCTTATTGCTGCGCTACACTCATCAACGTCGTCGCTCACAGTCGTAATCCTCTTAACAACACCACCAAGCCTAGTAACCCTATCAGCGATCCAAGAAGCATTCGTGTTGACGACCTTACCAGTTAAAAGCTCGTTACCGATGGTGACGACCTCAACCGTAAGATCCCCCATACGACCACCAACTTGAGAAGTGGAGTTGAGAAACAATTTTCGGCGATGCTTAGCTCCATTATAAGTCTTCTGCACTACCCTATTTTTGATTCACTACTCTCGTAGCTACTTCACGTGACGAGGAGCTTATCGACGTTTAAGTTGAGGACCACCTCAGCAATATCGCCTGAGTACTCTCCAATCCTCCTTATGTCCCCCAAGATCATTTTTATAGTTGAAGAAAACGTTTCTCCACTCCTCTCGGTTATAGCCTTCATGGTCTCCTCCTCAATCAAGGCCATTTTTCTTGCCTCCGATACCACTTCCTCCGCTAGATCGTAGTTTCTCTCGAAGAGAGATTTCATGGACTTTTCGAGTAATGATTTGGCAAGGATGCTCATGCTAGAAGCCCTCTTCAACACAAAGTCATCAAGTTTCTCGTTGAGTAATAAAACGTTCTTAGCTATCCTTGTAGCATGGTCAGCGATTCTCTCAATGAACTTAACCACCACTCTATAACCCAAGCACTCTCTTGGATTTTCGAGACCAATGTCCTCCAGCACCTTGCTATTTTGCACTGCAGCCTTCAACTGCCTAATTATGTAGAAGCCGAAGCGATCGACCTCATCGTCGAGCTCGACTACGCTCTTAGCCAACTCCTTGTCCAAGTCGATAAGCGCCTTTATGGCTCCTTCAAACATGGAGGAGGTCACCAAGTACATGCGCCTAAGAGCGGATGCAAGTGAAAGCTCAAGATGACCAACTAGCACCTTCAAAACCATCTCTCGAGGACTATCTGATATAACCTCTGTACCTACGATCCTTCTCCTCATGAGCTCGCTTATAGCATTCCTCTGCTGTTGCGTTATCTGATCACTCGACCTGACGATTATCGAGCTGTACCCATTAAGGTATAAGGCTATTACTGCACGTACTATCTTATCTGGATTATCACTACCAGATATCTTGAGCACAGCTTCTTGAGGTTCTGCTTTCACTTTAGCTAAATCCTTGGGTGTTATGATTAGGGAGCCACCCTTCCGTGATACTAATACTTGACTACCGGCCTTAAGACCCATTTCCAAGACCCACTTCTTAGGTAAAGAGACTATGTAAGTAGTCCTCCCAGTAAGCTGGATTCGCCTTACCTCTTCATCCTTCATAAGCGCCAACCAATCTATATAGCTAACCTTTCATAAATATAGTTTACTGCGGCAAGCTATATATGTACTACCAGGAAAACCCTTAGCTTGAAGTGGTGATATGTGGGTTCACCTTAGGACGTTTATAGTAGTAGCCTGTGTAATTGTGATTGTAGCTATAGGCGTGTTAGCCTATCAACTTCTAGCTTCCCAAGGAAAAACTGTATTAATTGAAGGTGCCGGTGCTACGTTCCCATTCCCGCTGATAGATAAATGGATCACTGAGTACCATAAGATCAATCCCAACATCTTCGTAAATTATAGACCGATTGGTAGCGGTGGAGGAATTAGAGCGCATATAGATAAGACCGCTCACTTCGCAGTCAGCGACGCTCCACTTACTCCTGAAGAGTACAGGAAAGCTGGTGGCACCCTCCACATACCGTTAACTATAGGGGGAGTAGTACCGATATACAACATACCGGGCATAACAGAGAAGATCAACTTTACTGGCGAGATCCTAGCGAAGATCTATTTGGGAGAGATAACGAAGTGGAATGATCCTGAGCTGGCTGCCATAAACCCTATGGTTAGCTTACCAGACAAGGATATAGTAGTTGTACGTAGAGCAGATGCTAGTGGAACAACATTCATCTGGACAAGCTACTTGTCTGCAGTCTCTCAAAAGTGGAGAGAAAATGTTGGTGCCTCAACTTCAGTAAAGTGGCCAACAGGTCTTGGAGCTAAGGGGAACGATGGTGTCGCAGCCACAGTTAAACAAACACCGTACTCGATAGGATACGTTGAGTTCACGTACGCTAAAGCCAATAACCTCACGTACGGTCGCGTACGAAATGCAGCAGGAGAATTTGTTGAGCCAAGCATAGAGTCGTTCATGAGGGCAGCTGAAGTAGCAGCCATCACATTGCCTAGAGGCGACGAGTATTGGACCAACGTCTCAATAGTTAACAGCGTTGTAGACAATGTAGAAGCTA harbors:
- a CDS encoding DUF763 domain-containing protein, with translation MVCRKALDLPLHDGRAPRWLYERMVKLAGCVLAIIVDEHGPIGLLERIADPLWFQALACALGYDWDSSGTTTVTCAAIKEALQKRDLGVRACGGKGRTSRLTPQEIVSICKLYDMEERAQDLVKVSRLVAKVDTSAIQAGYQLYHHTFFIAEDGSWAVVQQGMRPEEMHARRFHWLSTELRSFCEEPHKGIVGDIVHSHVLNLVDKESREARAICVELAGEGPQKVSRLIKAATARARGPLDQWLQRHDVVDIEVYKLPKFVNWSALERAFQVKPTSFEELLLIEGMGPLTVRSLALIADLIFGAKLSWRDPVKYSFAFGGKDGVPHPVDLKRMDEAISFLEGAVDKANIDWKEKREALRRLAGLAMRIHNSS
- a CDS encoding type II toxin-antitoxin system VapC family toxin, with amino-acid sequence MRGKVVYLDSSVVVKRYVEESGSDQVRNLYVSAYNGLVKIAFSLWNVGEVLEVLSRSRAKGLISIEDYQITKTRFLSETWRLTKLGCLLIVPIRLSTLKASWRIVEKHQVHQADALQIASAKAVNASEFLVADRKLHQIALEEGLNSKYIE
- a CDS encoding nicotinamide mononucleotide deamidase-related protein, with protein sequence MGDLTVEVVTIGNELLTGKVVNTNASWIADRVTRLGGVVKRITTVSDDVDECSAAIREALSRRPKLIITTGGLGPTFDDRTLESISVALGVPLELNEEALQMVREKYSGDVTPPRLKMAKLPRGGRPLYNPVGTAPGCLIEADGTIIVALPGVPSEMRGMFEMHVEPMISRMSRAAYSFKLVKVEFIEESSLAPIIDEVMRACRSVYVKSRPKRNGEVYIEVELSSRASTKEEAEKNVLEACKLLKELIAKAGARAEEL
- a CDS encoding phosphate uptake regulator PhoU; this encodes MKDEEVRRIQLTGRTTYIVSLPKKWVLEMGLKAGSQVLVSRKGGSLIITPKDLAKVKAEPQEAVLKISGSDNPDKIVRAVIALYLNGYSSIIVRSSDQITQQQRNAISELMRRRIVGTEVISDSPREMVLKVLVGHLELSLASALRRMYLVTSSMFEGAIKALIDLDKELAKSVVELDDEVDRFGFYIIRQLKAAVQNSKVLEDIGLENPRECLGYRVVVKFIERIADHATRIAKNVLLLNEKLDDFVLKRASSMSILAKSLLEKSMKSLFERNYDLAEEVVSEARKMALIEEETMKAITERSGETFSSTIKMILGDIRRIGEYSGDIAEVVLNLNVDKLLVT
- the pstS gene encoding phosphate ABC transporter substrate-binding protein PstS, whose protein sequence is MWVHLRTFIVVACVIVIVAIGVLAYQLLASQGKTVLIEGAGATFPFPLIDKWITEYHKINPNIFVNYRPIGSGGGIRAHIDKTAHFAVSDAPLTPEEYRKAGGTLHIPLTIGGVVPIYNIPGITEKINFTGEILAKIYLGEITKWNDPELAAINPMVSLPDKDIVVVRRADASGTTFIWTSYLSAVSQKWRENVGASTSVKWPTGLGAKGNDGVAATVKQTPYSIGYVEFTYAKANNLTYGRVRNAAGEFVEPSIESFMRAAEVAAITLPRGDEYWTNVSIVNSVVDNVEARGAYPITSFSYFIVYRELSVLPDMDLDKARALVNFLWWCIHEGQRYAADLHYVPLPSNVVRHNEETIKMITFNGQRVYSG